In a genomic window of Salminus brasiliensis chromosome 12, fSalBra1.hap2, whole genome shotgun sequence:
- the LOC140573579 gene encoding uncharacterized protein, with product METKETLKSLGFEVVDNISNGTFGQIHLATSERYPKQVAVKTMDCKQMSPAFISKFLPRKIEILKAVTHPHIIKVHDIIESPHRDVFIVMEAAKMDLHQKIQELHHIPITQAKKWFAQLVSAVVYLHQQDIVHRDLKCSNVLLTAEHKIKLTDFSLARVSKGPDLSETYCCTPHYAAPEVLLGKPYDPKKSDVWSLGVILYNMVTGSRPFKDSNLRQLPRLQRKPLTFPAGIPVERSCQDFISYMLQSVPFFRPSVTEVAEHPWLQERNEKETDQALKSLGFDVVGTISKGSFAKVKLVTSTRYPNQVAIKIMDCKQMAPAFVSKFLPREIAILKGVTHPHIVKVHEIFEIPNKHVFVVMEAATTDLHRKIKKLHHIPITQAKKWFAQLVSAVVYLHQQDIVHRDLKCSNVLLTAEDQIKLTDFSFGCVSKGPDLSETYCCTPHYAAPEVLLRKPYDPKKSDVWSLGVILYNMVTGSRPFNDTNLRQLPHLQRKPLTFPAGIPVERSCQDFISYMLQSVPFFRPSVTEVAEHPWLQERNEKETDQALKSLGFDVVGTISKGSFAKVKLVTSTRYPNQVAIKIMNCKQMAPAFVSKFLPREIAILKGVTHPHIVKVHDIFEIPNKHVFVVMEAATTDLHRKIKKLHHIPITQAKKWFAQLVSAVVYLHQQDIVHRDLKCSNVLLTAEHKIKLTDFSFGCVSKGPDLSETYCCTPHYAAPEVLLRKPYDPKKSDVWSLGVILYNMVTGSRPFNDTNLRQLPHLQRKPLTFPAGIPVERSCQDFISYMLQSVPFFRPSATEVSEHPWLQERTVSLELHRNSVRKAVRGSSSSALLTPMGRRSWNGPGAAPHPTAFAPPLRMREAALLKASVRSRNTTAVELVQV from the exons atggaaaCCAAAGAAACCCTGAAAAGCTTGGGCTTTGAGGTGGTGGACAACATCAGTAATGGGACTTTTGGTCAAATTCATCTGGCCACATCTGAGAGGTACCCCAAACAGGTGGCCGTTAAAACCATGGACTGCAAGCAGATGTCACCTGCTTTTATTTCTAAATTCCTGCCCCGCAAAATTgaaattctgaaagcagtgaCGCACCCGCACATCATTAAGGTGCATGACATTATTGAGAGTCCTCACAGAGacgtgttcattgtgatggaggctgccAAAATGGATCTCCATCAGAAGATCcaggagctccaccacatccccatCACACAGGCTAAGAAGTGGTTCGCTCAGCTTGTCAGTGCAGTGGTCTATTtgcaccagcaggacattgtccacCGAGATCTTAAATGCAGTAATGTCCTGCTGACTGCAGAGCATAAAATCAAACTAACTGACTTTAGCCTTGCACGCGTCTCAAAAGGCCCGGACCTAAGTGAGACATATTGTTGCACCCCTCACTACGCTGCTCCCGAGGTGCTTCTGGGTAAGCCCTACGACCCGAAAAAGAGTGACGTGTGGAGCCTGGGTGTAATTCTTTACAACATGGTCACTGGGTCCAGGCCTTTCAAAGACTCCAATTTGAGACAGCTCCCACGCCTCCAGCGGAAACCACTGACATTTCCAGCTGGGATACCAGTGGAGAGGTCCTGCCAGGACTTTATCTCCTACATGCTGCAGTCTGTTCCTTTCTTTCGGCCTTCAGTGACAGAGGTGGCTGAGCATCCTTGGCTGCAGGAAAG GAATGAAAAGGAAACTGACCAGGCCCTAAAAAGCTTGGGCTTTGATGTGGTAGGCACCATCAGTAAAGGGAGTTTCGCCAAGGTAAAGCTGGTCACATCTACAAGGTACCCCAACCAGGTGGCCATTAAAATCATGGACTGCAAGCAGATGGCACCTGCTTTTGTTTCTAAATTCCTGCCCCGGGAAATTGCCATTTTGAAAGGAGTGACGCACCCGCACATCGTTAAGGTGCATGAAATTTTTGAGATTCCTAACAAACATGTGTTTGTTGTGATGGaggccgccacaacagatctccATCGGAAAATCaagaagctccaccacatccccatCACCCAGGCCAAAAAGTGGTTCGCTCAGCTTGTCAGTGCAGTGGTCTATTtgcaccagcaggacattgtccacCGAGATCTTAAATGCAGTAATGTCCTGCTGACTGCAGAGGATCAAATCaagctcactgacttcagctttGGATGCGTCTCAAAAGGCCCAGACCTAAGTGAGACATATTGTTGCACCCCTCACTACGCTGCTCCTGAGGTGCTTCTGCGGAAGCCCTACGACCCGAAAAAGAGTGACGTGTGGAGCCTGGGTGTAATCCTTTACAACATGGTCACTGGGTCCAGGCCTTTTAATGACACCAATTTGAGACAGCTCCCACACCTCCAGCGGAAACCACTGACATTTCCAGCTGGGATACCAGTGGAGAGGTCCTGCCAGGACTTCATTTCCTACATGCTGCAGTCTGTTCCTTTCTTTCGGCCTTCAGTGACAGAGGTGGCTGAGCATCCTTGGCTGCAGGAAAG GAATGAAAAGGAAACTGACCAGGCCCTAAAAAGCTTGGGCTTTGATGTGGTAGGCACCATCAGTAAAGGGAGTTTCGCCAAGGTAAAGCTGGTCACATCTACAAGGTACCCCAACCAGGTGGCCATTAAAATCATGAACTGCAAGCAGATGGCACCTGCTTTTGTTTCTAAATTCCTGCCCCGGGAAATTGCCATTTTGAAAGGAGTGACGCACCCGCACATCGTTAAGGTGCATGACATTTTTGAGATTCCTAACAAACACGTGTTTGTTGTGATGGaggccgccacaacagatctccATCGGAAAATCaagaagctccaccacatccccatCACCCAGGCCAAAAAGTGGTTCGCTCAGCTTGTCAGTGCAGTGGTCTATTtgcaccagcaggacattgtccacCGAGATCTTAAATGCAGTAATGTCCTGCTGACTGCAGAGCATAAAATCaagctcactgacttcagctttGGATGCGTCTCAAAAGGCCCAGACCTAAGTGAGACATATTGTTGCACCCCTCACTACGCTGCTCCTGAGGTGCTTCTGCGGAAGCCCTACGACCCGAAAAAGAGTGACGTGTGGAGCCTGGGTGTAATCCTTTACAACATGGTCACTGGGTCCAGGCCTTTCAACGACACCAATTTGAGACAGCTTCCACACCTCCAGCGGAAACCACTGACATTTCCAGCTGGGATACCAGTGGAGAGGTCCTGCCAGGACTTCATTTCCTACATGCTGCAGTCTGTTCCTTTCTTTCGGCCTTCGGCGACAGAGGTGTCTGAGCATCCTTGGCTGCAGGAAAG GACAGTGAGTTTGGAACTCCACAGAAACTCTGTGAGAAAAGCTGTGAGGGGCTCCAGCAGCAGCGCCCTGCTGACGCCGATGGGGAGGAGGTCCTGGAATGGTCCTGGAGCGGCCCCACATCCAACAGCCTTTGCTCCTCCTTTGAGGATGAGGGAAGCAGCTCTCCTCAAGGCATCAGTCCGCTCAAGGAACACAACAGCAGTAGAGCTGGTGCAAGTCTAA